A window of Xylophilus sp. GW821-FHT01B05 contains these coding sequences:
- a CDS encoding flavodoxin domain-containing protein: MYLRILVGTVSGTAQRVADAIALACDDLASITVLPMDGLDIAVFDAPVPLTLLCCSTYGSGDVPDNALGLYESLASDPRYLGHLRYGVIALGDSSHGESFCGGGLRFDERLSDLGAHRVGELLRLDAMEEPEPEQAAVAWCRNWLASAEA; this comes from the coding sequence ATGTACCTTCGCATTCTGGTCGGCACCGTCTCCGGCACGGCCCAACGCGTGGCTGACGCCATAGCCTTGGCTTGTGACGATTTGGCCTCTATCACCGTGTTGCCCATGGACGGCCTGGACATTGCGGTCTTCGACGCGCCCGTGCCTCTTACTCTGCTGTGCTGCTCCACCTACGGATCGGGAGACGTGCCGGACAACGCGCTGGGCCTGTACGAGTCGCTGGCCAGCGACCCACGCTATCTGGGGCATCTGCGCTACGGCGTGATCGCCTTGGGCGATAGCAGCCATGGCGAGAGCTTCTGTGGCGGCGGCTTGCGTTTCGACGAGCGGCTCAGCGACCTGGGGGCGCACCGCGTGGGTGAGCTGCTGCGCCTTGATGCCATGGAAGAGCCAGAGCCCGAGCAGGCCGCCGTCGCCTGGTGCCGCAACTGGCTGGCCAGCGCAGAGGCTTGA